A genomic stretch from Megachile rotundata isolate GNS110a chromosome 1, iyMegRotu1, whole genome shotgun sequence includes:
- the Wdr62 gene encoding WD repeat domain 62 isoform X2 encodes MMEPPVTSKVLRAPSLKRGQENVRIQDRIKLERVLGVTVSSNAALDCDATSELVAYPAGCTVVLFNPRKNTQAHVLNACRKTVTSLALAGDGRFLATGECGHMPNVRVWDISDPYNAVQIAEFSGHKYGINCVAFSPSNKYVVSVGSQHDMIVNVWDWRNNVKVASNKVSSKVKAVCFAENGNYFVTVGNRHVKFWYLEYSRSAKYKEPVPLMGRSAILGEQRNNDFVDVACGRGEMADSTYAITKTGLLCEFNNRRLLDKWVELRTSSANCMAVGDKYIFIGCAEGIVRCFSPSTLQFITTLPRTHYLGVDVAQGLSISHMSQHPANARYPDAIALAFDEQNNKLTCVYNDHSIYVWDVRDIRRVGKSHSFLYHSACIWGVEMYPTGSESVNAMPAGSFITCSSDDTIRVWNLEKDVSSNDTLYKRNIYSNELLKVLYIDPELTYLKDLDLAAAGSTEKSDASYDGRNGVRSIRVSPDGKHLASGDRSGNIRIHDLSSLEELCLIEAHDAEVLCLEYSKFSKFSAETHRLLASASRDRLIHVFSVDQGYNFLQTLDDHSSSITAVRFFNQSNQSNQIQMVSCGADKSIIFRQLQSTPGGMPQFARGHNAQGKTTLYDMEVDSGQKHVLTACQDRNIRVYNVATGKHSKTFKGSVGEDGSLIKVVLDASGIYVATSCTDKTLCVYDYYSGECMATMLGHSELVTGLRFSPDCRNLVSASGDGCIFVWRVPRDMVVTMQARLAQQAMRAGKRPPQVNGTGIEIQLDNETFGSPPPEFLDPNANPTSQNVGVDYRFSVGQLPLWAKKQINTNADESGTLGSNVRPLGVDLPKGRWAQRVQQGDGITVKSVYDSDEVIPFPPPRGAIDSDGGGGGGGSKDSSIDSGTETKCSSDYRRETMIIKREEDETVFQPCPDSYRELAEDTKQVIGGNVTVTRGSNITELTRQSRSRHHTDDSSLGSFKFEDHESTEHDGDVEDYSEGENGTTGSEKSHHRLMYYPAPEDTVSNQFTVNAMDVEELRRSQRRQKKPRNGESGRTSEMTASGSQEDSDSEGGASTPSAERNPLSMLSEASSEGFDQLAKQSHREKYLKNAFESLSGAEEPTNRNAKTTSISSQFHGRLSGGGDNAANNKVRNAAVVNATKQARGDADVVKKREELQRRIEETRRKLQSVGYKSLLKSSQSISDLSSHIPEKHHRSNRLSTGNKPGQQTHYSKPINPCKPIPNPKPSLKPQQLVNKVSGVGNALSKLDVPTENCLSKSPTTSCISDKTKSLNRPLTLTLKKTEKYKLSLNKPNQSLPESPVCEELKLLKEQCKKNVSRFARFAQKRRSCSYFIGLNDNEEDMENIAKSFESLPAMNERNIENLNDAMDDGDEGNGNFSDDSLEGDFKNPPRRCVSDYQINVHIDRRSDNHRINSSTYQTFPKRILTGSQESILSDASVESFSKGSAEILDYSHYDNDRHSSASFFLSRRKMQAGRSQESILTDESDYQMFPLHENMDHRSTESVLTDDSDSLVKSAPLEMLFDSHYKRKRQNSETYSGNPNNVIEASNNVQNSTNDSTSCRAVFRSKSLQDTRISKVRNENSYTEDDNVRPTTCIYYEFNFNDQNDGNVEMRIGSKSDTISRSNSLKVTKEPQSMLILNDFVAHKPPKPKRNSVRTQSMRNRARPAWNKFTVDSSLVKSDCDDPVNKSEARTPNVDAKLQGTESLHGSKRIEQLLQSSGYSLQSNEDKDTTATKFYSLQNRRSSDKVDVYETTRPMESFTYDQNDSSRQTCCFETQIPTKDTQETYDSLEPGGTSCELQNTSSNLLSTNERIDNLDASVDLRITRAIEGTVKLLSKEFENLVRREQYFMKEKCLRMTQEPNENFAKLEAERDGRYCSMKRDIRLFSGGEDSDFADTSAIDKSMMESGSSTSASSCTNSPKRMWPPASRCQSHMRWTKTLPTINQAILPSKHLYAVSGKVGNKNVNISTRSGLGNANSGNPSRHASTKNHSSHMTRSSSVGVLNQSDSESDVGAGNSRGWNNQTGNNRMSGLMRPTISSQNKINHQIKSNSSSNSNLPSVLRRRGMQGAYSSVNLSQVGNQEDSSSEDTSSNGNGGKPALPPRPRSISIDHSATNLSLPGTTVRRSGSTTIITNGRGGNSTIGQNTSRMSTTNRNQLDPSPQELPVKDTDRAIDVASAELGTDKSLVSTQLCNTIADELTRTADNVVQLYKRLTIDNEDDPSRGTIDRDTMLRGLESSVNETMRTLRLVVSGGDNHNDGSTSGDNVTMNEAAAKFQELLAGQDQGKVVNMMQQYSEMLLNLMQQRMGGTQSSHT; translated from the exons ATGCACCGTGGTGCTGTTCAACCCTCGGAAGAACACTCAGGCCCACGTGTTGAACGCTTGTCGTAAAACCGTGACATCTTTAGCGCTCGCTGGCGATGGCAGGTTTTTGGCGACCGGCGAATGCGGTCACATGCCGAATGTTCGTGTCTGGGACATCTCCGATCCGTACAATGCGGTGCAGATCGCTGAATTTTCCGGACACAAATACGGCATTAACTGTGTG GCATTTTCACCGAGCAACAAGTACGTGGTGTCCGTGGGCTCTCAGCACGATATGATCGTCAACGTGTGGGACTGGAGGAACAACGTTAAGGTGGCGTCGAACAAAGTGTCGAGTAAAGTGAAGGCCGTCTGCTTTGCggaaaacggcaattactttgTCACCGTGGGCAACAGACACGTGAAGTTTTGGTATCTCGAGTATTCGCGCAGTGCCAAG TATAAGGAACCTGTGCCTTTGATGGGTCGGTCCGCCATATTAGGAGAGCAAAGAAACAACGATTTCGTGGACGTAGCCTGCGGCCGAGGGGAAATGGCAGACTCCACGTACGCGATCACCAAAACAGGCCTTCTATGCGAATTTAATAACAGGAGGTTGCTGGATAAATGGGTGGAGCTTCGT ACAAGCAGTGCCAATTGCATGGCCGTCGGGGACAAGTACATCTTCATCGGCTGCGCGGAGGGAATCGTCAGGTGTTTTAGTCCTAGTACGCTTCAATTCATCACCACGTTACCGAGAACGCATTACCTAGGTGTCGATGTTGCTCAGGGATTGTCCATTAG TCACATGTCTCAACATCCAGCGAATGCGAGGTATCCGGACGCGATCGCGCTAGCGTTCGACGAACAGAACAACAAGTTGACCTGCGTGTACAATGACCACAGTATCTACGTGTGGGACGTCCGGGACATCAGACGGGTCGGAAAATCCCATTCGTTCCTCTACCACTCCGCGTGCATATGGGGCGTGGAAATGTATCCTACGGGATCGGAATCCGTGAACGCGATGCCAGCCGGAAGCTTCATCACCTGCTCCAGCGACGATACCATTCGGGTGTGGAATCTCGAGAAGGACGTGTCCTCGAACGACACGCTGTACAAGCGGAACATTTACAGCAACGAGTTGCTCAAAGTGTTGTACATAGATCCAGAGTTGACTTACCTGAAGGATTTGGACTTGGCCGCAGCGGGTTCCACGGAGAAGAGCGACGCTTCGTACGACGGTCGAAACGGGGTTAGATCGATCAGGGTCAGCCCAGACGGCAAACATCTAGCTTCCGGAGATCGATCGGGAAACATTCGAATTCACGATCTCTCCTCCTTGGAAGAATTGTGCTTGATCGAGGCCCACGACGCCGAAGTGCTCTGTCTGGAGTACTCGAAGTTCTCCAAGTTTTCGGCGGAGACGCACAGATTGCTGGCCAGCGCTTCCAGGGATCGGCTAATCCACGTGTTCAGCGTCGATCAAGGGTACAACTTCTTGCAGACCCTCGACGATCATAGTTCTTCCATTACTGCCGTCAGATTTTTCAATCAGAGCAATCAAAGTAACCAAATTCAAATGGTGTCCTGCGGTGCCGACAAGAGTATTATTTTTAGACAACTACAATCG ACACCGGGAGGGATGCCTCAGTTCGCTAGGGGTCACAACGCTCAGGGAAAGACCACTTTGTACGACATGGAGGTCGATTCCGGGCAGAAGCATGTTTTAACTGCCTGCCAAGATAGAAACATAAGGGTTTACAACGTAGCCACGGGCAAACATAGCAAAACGTTCAAAGGATCCGTCGGCGAGGATGGGTCTCTCATTAAAGTTGTTTTAG ACGCGTCAGGAATCTACGTAGCTACCTCGTGTACAGATAAAACGCTGTGCGTGTACGATTACTATAGCGGTGAATGTATGGCAACTATGCTCGGTCACTCGGAGTTGGTGACAGGCCTGCGTTTTAGTCCCGACTGTCGCAACCTCGTATCCGCCAGCGGAGATGGTTGTATATTCGTTTGGCGTGTTCCACGCGACATGGTTGTAACTATGCAGGCGCGTCTTGCTCAGCAAGCGATGCGAGCTGGAAA GAGGCCGCCTCAAGTGAACGGCACAGGAATCGAGATACAATTGGACAACGAAACGTTTGGATCGCCACCGCCAGAGTTCCTGGATCCAAACGCGAATCCAACGTCGCAGAACGTAGGCGTGGATTACAGGTTTAGCGTGGGCCAGTTACCGCTTTGGGCCAAGAAGCAGATAAATACGAACGCGGACGAAAGTGGGACTCTCGGTTCGAACGTTAGACCTCTAGGTGTTGACTTACCGAAGGGACGATGGGCACAAAGGGTTCAACAAGGAGACGGTATAACGGTAAAGTCCGTCTACGACAGCGACGAAGTTATACCTTTCCCTCCGCCTCGTGGGGCGATAGATTCGGATGGCGGTGGTGGAGGCGGTGGTTCGAAAGACAGCTCCATCGACAGCGGTACCGAAACCAAATGCAGCAGCGATTATCGTAGGGAAACGATGATTATCAAAAGG GAAGAGGATGAGACTGTATTTCAACCTTGTCCAGATAGTTACAGAGAACTAGCAGAAGACACAAAACAG GTAATCGGTGGTAACGTGACCGTAACTAGAGGTAGCAATATCACGGAATTGACACGTCAGTCGAGGAGTCGTCATCATACCGACGATAGCAGTCTTGGCAGCTTTAAATTTGAG GATCATGAGAGCACAGAACACGACGGGGATGTCGAGGATTACTCGGAAGGAGAGAATGGAACGACTGGTTCAGAAAAATCACATCATAGATTGATGTATTATCCTGCGCCAGAGGACACGGTGTCCAATCAGTTCACTGTAAACGCGATGGACGTGGAAGAGCTTCGAAG ATCTCAGAGGCGACAGAAGAAACCCAGGAACGGAGAAAGTGGTCGAACGAGTGAGATGACCGCTTCTGGCAGTCAGGAGGACTCTGACTCTGAAGGAGGAGCATCGACTCCGAGCGCAGAACGAAATCCTTTATCCATGCTGTCGGAAGCTAGTTCGGAAGGATTCGATCAACTCGCTAAACAGAGCCATCGCGAAAAGTATCTCAAGAACGCTTTCGAATCTCTGAGCGGTGCCGAAGAACCTACGAATAGGAACGCGAAAACAACTAGTATCAGTTCTCAATTTCACGGAAG ACTTAGCGGTGGTGGTGACAATGCAGCTAATAATAAAGTTCGCAACGCGGCTGTGGTGAACGCGACGAAACAAGCAAGAGGCGATGCGGATGTCGTGAAGAAGCGCGAAGAGTTGCAAAGGCGAATAGAAGAAACTAGGAGGAAATTGCAAAGC GTTGGCTACAAATCTTTGTTGAAATCCAGTCAAAGTATATCGGACTTGAGCAGTCACATACCCGAGAAACACCATCGTTCCAACCGTCTGAGCACAGGTAACAAACCCGGTCAACAAACACACTACTCGAAACCGATTAATCCTTGCAAACCCATACCAAATCCAAAGCCCTCACTAAAACCTCAGCAACTCGTTAACAAAGTTTCGGGTGTGGGGAATGCGCTGTCCAAGCTAGATGTTCCAACTGAGAACTGCTTGTCCAAAAGTCCGACCACCTCGTGTATAAGCGACAAGACAAAGTCTCTAAATCGTCCGTTAACATTGACTCTAAAAAAAACTGAAAAGTATAAGCTGTCGCTGAACAAACCGAATCAATCGTTGCCCGAGTCGCCCGTATGCGAGGAGCTTAAGCTCCTTAAAGAACAGTGCAAGAAGAACGTGAGTCGATTCGCCAGGTTCGCTCAGAAAAGAAGATCGTGTAGCTATTTCATCGGGTTGAATGACAACGAAGAAGACATGGAGAACATAGCCAAATCTTTCGAAAGTTTGCCAGCGATGAACGAGCGTAACATCGAAAACTTGAACGATGCCATGGACGACGGAGACGAGGGGAATGGAAACTTTAGCGACGACTCTTTGGAAGGTGACTTCAAGAACCCTCCCCGACGATGCGTCAGTGATTACCAGATAAATGTACACATCGACCGCCGATCTGATAACCATCGAATTAATTCGTCCACGTATCAAACATTCCCGAAACGAATATTAACTGGCTCTCAAGAGAGTATATTATCAGATGCGTCTGTGGAGTCGTTCTCGAAAGGAAGCGCCGAAATCCTGGATTACAGTCACTATGATAATGACAGGCATTCCAGCGCGAGCTTCTTCTTGTCCCGTCGAAAGATGCAAGCCGGACGTAGCCAGGAGAGCATATTGACGGACGAGTCCGATTACCAGATGTTCCCGTTGCATGAGAACATGGACCATCGAAGTACGGAAAGTGTATTAACCGACGACTCCGATTCTTTAGTAAAATCCGCGCCACTCGAGATGTTGTTCGACTCTCATTacaaaagaaagagacagaactCTGAAACTTACAGTGGCAATCCTAACAACGTCATAGAAGCATCGAACAATGTACAGAATTCTACGAACGATTCGACGTCCTGTAGAGCAGTGTTCAGATCCAAGTCCCTCCAAGATACGAGGATAAGCAAAGTGAGGAACGAGAATAGTTATACGGAGGATGATAACGTGCGACCAACGACCTGCATCTACTAcgaattcaattttaatgatcAGAACGACGGAAACGTTGAGATGAGAATCGGAAGCAAGTCAGACACTATATCGCGGAGCAATAGTCTGAAGGTGACCAAAGAGCCGCAGTCGATGTTGATCTTGAACGACTTTGTTGCTCACAAACCTCCAAAACCGAAGCGAAATTCTGTGCGGACGCAGAGTATGCGCAACAGAGCTCGCCCAGCCTGGAATAAATTCACCGTTGATTCTTCTCTCGTGAAGTCCGACTGCGACGATCCCGTGAACAAATCGGAGGCTCGAACGCCAAACGTGGACGCGAAATTGCAGGGAACGGAATCACTGCACGGTTCGAAAAGAATCGAACAGTTATTGCAATCATCAGGGTACTCTTTGCAATCCAACGAAGACAAAGACACTACGGCAACCAAGTTTTACAGTTTGCAAAATCGTCGTTCCTCGGATAAGGTTGACGTGTACGAAACTACCAGGCCAATGGAAAGTTTCACTTACGATCAGAACGATTCCTCTCGTCAGACTTGCTGCTTCGAGACGCAAATTCCCACGAAGGACACGCAAGAAACTTACGACTCTTTAGAACCTGGAGGTACCTCCTGCGAACTACAAAATACTTCCTCAAATCTATTATCCACGAACGAGCGAATCGACAACCTGGATGCTAGCGTCGATCTTAGAATCACCAGAGCCATCGAAGGAACTGTTAAACTGTTGTCGAAAGAGTTCGAAAACTTGGTCAGAAGGGAACAGTACTTTATGAAAGAGAAATGTCTGCGCATGACTCAAGAACCGAATGAAAATTTCGCGAAGCTCGAAGCCGAGAGGGATGGTAGATATTGTTCGATGAAACGGGATATAAGATTATTCTCCGGTGGCGAAGATAGCGATTTCGCGGACACGTCAGCAATCGACAAATCGATGATGGAGAGCGGTTCCTCGACGTCCGCTTCGAGCTGTACTAACTCGCCAAAGAGGATGTGGCCACCAGCCTCGCGTTGTCAGAGTCACATGAGATGGACTAAGACTTTGCCTACCATTAATCAGGCTATACTACCATCCAAGCATCTCTACGCAG TTTCAGGAAAAGTAGGTAATAAGAACGTGAACATTTCGACGAGAAGTGGACTAGGAAATGCGAATAGCGGGAATCCGTCTCGGCACGCTTCGACGAAGAATCATTCTTCTCACATGACAAGAAGCAGTAGCGTTGGTGTTTTAAATCAG AGTGATTCAGAATCGGACGTTGGAGCAGGAAACAGTAGAGGATGGAATAATCAGACAGGAAATAATCGAATGAGCGGATTAATGCGACCAACGATCAgttcacaaaataaaataaatcatcaaATAAAATCGAACTCCTCTTCCAATAGTAATTTGCCGTCAGTTCTTAGAAGGAGAGGCATGCAGGGAGCATATTCGAGTG TAAATCTAAGTCAAGTGGGTAATCAAGAAGATTCTAGTTCAGAGGACACGTCTTCCAATGGAAACGGTGGAAAACCAGCGCTTCCTCCGAGACCTCGAAGCATCAGTATTGATCATTCTGCTACAAA CTTAAGTCTGCCTGGCACAACGGTGAGGAGATCAGGGTCGACGACAATTATAACAAACGGTCGAGGTGGAAATAGCACGATAGGACAAAACACGAGCAGAATGTCAACAACAAATAGGAATCAGTTAGATCCTAGCCCACAAGAGCTTCCGGTCAAAGATACCGATCGTGCCATCGATGTAGCAAGTGCTGAAT TAGGCACGGATAAATCATTAG TGTCGACG